The DNA region ATGCCACTCTTGCGAGCGGTTCGGGCATGTCTCCTTTGGCCCCCTCCCAAGCAAAATATCACTGGTACATTAAATAAGATGGACCTGAAAACGATGGTATGTTGATTCAGAACTATTTTGCCAGCCCAGGCAGTCTATTTCCCACGCTTTTGACCgatgcaaaaaaaaaaaaaaaaaaaaaataatcaACACAAAAGTGTAAGCAAAAACAACACAAGGCACAAAAAAAGTTTCTTTATCATCAAATCCATTACTCGAGAAAGATCCAGCCCATGACGTCTCTCCCATCACGGAgccatctcccctcccacccctctcctccgctATCAACAACTTTTCCACAATTTGCAACAGGACTAACACCAACTGTCGGGGACCTTGGCTTGTGTTACCAACGAACCAAGGTTTGAGAGAGAAGACAGTTTTGTGCTTCCCCAACCCTTTTGAGACCAAAAAGTAGGAAAGGGTGCGCCCCACCGCAGAGTGTGAAATGCTACGTGACGTTTGCGCTGATATCTGGCGAGATTTCTCGGCTGAGGTTTCTCAAATGTCATCAATCTCGATATCCTTGCTGGCGCCCGCAGCGccgccctcgtcgtcgctgtcACGGTCCTCGTCGAACTCAAAGCCGCagtcgccatcctcgccgggGCCGAAGGTGTCGGTCTCGTTGATCTTGGCGGTGTCTGGGAGCTCGCCGTAGGCCTTGCTGGGGGGTTGTTAGTAGGCTGCGGGTGATCGAGAGCGAGCGGACAAGGGGGGAGAAAACGTACAGAGAACGAGCCTCGTCGGCGGAGTACTTGAGGATAACGtcacccttctcatcctGGTACTCGCGGAGcgagacgaggatgatgtcgcCGTTGTTGATCCAGATCTTTTTCCTGAGCTTGCCGCGGATGAGACCGAGACGCTTGACACCGTCGAAGCACTGTCGCAAGAGTCAGTTTTGCTGCTTCCACAACTCGGCCGGTCGAGCGGGCTGGCTGGATTCGGATCCGAGccaggagggggatggggggaaatGGGAAAGCGAGATGTGTGGGTGAACTGGTGTTGGTAGTTGCTTACCATAGCCTCGAGTCTGCCGTTGCCCAACATCTTCAGGACCTGGGCGTATTCTTGCCCGTCCTCCTTGAATGTGAGTTCGCGCTTCTCATTGCTGCGATGCGATTAAGATGTCAGTGGGCTGCTTGATGGGCGCGCGCAACAAGGAAAAAGATGGAGGGGCAAACACGCACTCGTTCTCGTTCTTTCCCCTACGTCTGTTTTtgcctccctttcccttgtTCTTGGGCATGTTGGCTGTTCTAAGCGCTTAGGCTGGACGACTCGATATGTGATGGGGGTATTGGGTGTTGCGGTCGAGTTCTCGGCGAAGCAAGAactttttggttgtttttgggctGGCAAATTGCTGCAGCGATGACCGATGCTTTTGGGAGTAAAGGGAAGCGCTGGGTAGGAGAGAGGGGCAGTGGCAGGCGGTTTATACCAATAGGCCTTGTTTTTCAGTTTGCCGCTGATTGGGTGTGTGCACTGTAATAAGTGGGGGCCAACAGTGGCGCTTGTAGTAAATTGTTGCCATTTGTGGCTCgcatctcttcttttttgacCATTTTGAAACACAAGAGGCTCCCAACCCATCCGCTGCAGACAATACCTACTACCAACAATGCTTACCGGCACGAGCGCTGTGTAGCTGGGGACAGGCACTGAGCCGGAGGTGAATGCCCTTTGTGAGCGGAGCAATATCTGCCCCTCCCAGAGTCTCTTCGCTTCCCGAGGGAAAGTCAGCCACAGCCACCAGTGACTCGACTCCTCATCCATCGCTCTCTCAGCATGGAGCGGGCAATGTGCCGCGCCGCCTCGACTCACCACAAGGCTCTCATCCCACCATTGCTGTCTAAAGCTTACAACACACGACCGGCCGCAAAATCATGGAAACCTTCAGTCTTCAAGCAGGCAAACCTGCCCATAGCACTCAGCTGGGACCCAAGCCAACCAGTCAAAGATTTCGCCGCGGCACACAAGATCGAATCTAGCGAGGCCGTGAAGACCATCCCTAAGCAAACCAGACTCACCATCCTGCGTGTTCAAGCTTGCCGAAGGCATGCTTTTGACCATCAGCATGAACCATACCTGCAGCCCCAAGAACATCCTCTGACCAAGAAGATCCTCTGGCGCTGTTATGAGTGGAAGCTCAATAGGCCTCTCTGGCTTTACGCAACAGCAACTACTAATGATGGTAGTACTGTGGTGATGCGCCGCCAGGCCGAGTGCAGGACACTGGCCGCCATCAAGACTGTTATCAAAGCCAGTGGCTTTGATTCAGATGGGACAGCGCTGGACGGGAGCGGCAGAGTTCTCTACGGTACCATAAATCTGGTAATATGGTCACCAAAGACACTACTGAACTTCGAATGGAACGACTTGGTCGAGTATCTGGCCGGGTTGGTCAAGACTCAGATTCTGCCAAGCTATGTCAAGATGCCTGGATCCCCGCGCATGGAATCTCAAAGACCACAGACACAGGTCCCGAAGCCACAAACTCAGAGGCCTAATTCTCAAAGGCCCAGGGGTAGAAAGCCAGAGGGATTCACCATCGTGTAGTTGTGTACAAAAGTGTATTATAGCTGAAAGTTGGAGCTCGGTGGGATCTGTGGGAGTGGCTTCGAGATGCCAAGCCACAAGGTGAGCTTTTGGGGCTTAGCGTCAATATGAACGTCAAAGGTGGAACTCGACGACACTTATGCAAGTCCGCCTGGAGCTTCCAGAGCTTCCCCAAACCTCAATCGCAACATCGTCGTCCGAGGCATCCCAGCATTACAAGCCGCCCGCGATTGGAAGCCGTATAGCTTCAGATACAACACTACGCCAGTCTATTATCTCCCCGCGTGCAAGTAACTCACAAGCCGCAATCATGCTTGTCTCTCTCACAGTCGGCAAGGTCGACGCCGGCGTCACTGTCCTTCTGACCCCTGACAAGCGACTGGTACTTACAACGCCTTCTGCAACCCTCCTACTCCCCAGTTCCCGAGCTGACCCTTACCCCAAGATCGAATTCCCCTccattcttcttcctcccgacatctcctccggctccATAGTCGACATCAACGTTGCGCGCAACAAGGCCTCCGAAGCCCACGCCGAGCGCGCCTTCCATTCTCTCCAAGACTcgatcctctcctccttcggcGCCGACGCGCCCTCCCCACCCGTCCTCCGCTGCCGCAACGCGACCCAGACCAGTGTTGTTCTAGAATGGGATCCTATCCACCTCGCTACTGCCGATTTAATCTCGCTGGCTCTCTACCGGAACGGCCAGAAAGCCGGCAACATCCCCAAGCCCCTCGAAATGCATTCTACCAAGATCAGCGGCCTGGCGGTCGACACCGAGTACACCTTCCACCTCGTCCTTCGCACCACGGCCGGGACGTTTGCCAGTCAGCGCGTGACGGTCCGGACGCATAAGATGACTGATTTGAGCGGTATCACCATCACGTTGGGCATTCTCCCCgcggtggtgaaggaggggttgacggcggcggtggaaaGGATCGGGGCCAAGATTGTGGATGGGGTTAGGATAGACACCACGCACTTTGTTACCACGGAGGGCAGGGGAATACAGTGGGAGAAGGCCAACGAGATGAATATCCCGGTCGTGAGGCCCGAGTGGGTGGATGCTTgcgagagaggagggaggattttgggggtgaCCAAGTTTTATTTGGATGCCGCGAGGGTTGGGCCAGGGAGTTACGAGACGCCCCTCTCGGCGACGGCGCCGAGCCCGGTGCCGAAGCAGCCtgagccacagcagcagaaggaTTTGCCTCCTCAGCCACCGGCTGCTGAACCTGCCGTGGCGACGACCGGTGTGCCCTCTGGAGAGGAGGCAAAGGAacagggaggtggtgttgagtcTGGCTCCAgtgatggcgaagaagacCAGGAGGGTGATGCTAGAAAGGATGAGGAGAACGATGCGGAGCCCGGGTACAAGGCGCTGTCGGGGGAGCAAGATCATAAAGAGCTCCCTTCACACCCCAAGCAACCCActgttgaagaaggtgacaacaacaacgacg from Podospora pseudoanserina strain CBS 124.78 chromosome 1, whole genome shotgun sequence includes:
- the TIF11 gene encoding Translation initiation factor 1A (BUSCO:EOG092652Y6; EggNog:ENOG503P2UG; COG:J) is translated as MPKNKGKGGKNRRRGKNENDNEKRELTFKEDGQEYAQVLKMLGNGRLEAMCFDGVKRLGLIRGKLRKKIWINNGDIILVSLREYQDEKGDVILKYSADEARSLKAYGELPDTAKINETDTFGPGEDGDCGFEFDEDRDSDDEGGAAGASKDIEIDDI
- a CDS encoding hypothetical protein (EggNog:ENOG503P9C0) is translated as MERAMCRAASTHHKALIPPLLSKAYNTRPAAKSWKPSVFKQANLPIALSWDPSQPVKDFAAAHKIESSEAVKTIPKQTRLTILRVQACRRHAFDHQHEPYLQPQEHPLTKKILWRCYEWKLNRPLWLYATATTNDGSTVVMRRQAECRTLAAIKTVIKASGFDSDGTALDGSGRVLYGTINLVIWSPKTLLNFEWNDLVEYLAGLVKTQILPSYVKMPGSPRMESQRPQTQVPKPQTQRPNSQRPRGRKPEGFTIV
- a CDS encoding hypothetical protein (COG:L; BUSCO:EOG092612CC; EggNog:ENOG503NY1T); this translates as MQVRLELPELPQTSIATSSSEASQHYKPPAIGSRIASDTTLRQSIISPRASNSQAAIMLVSLTVGKVDAGVTVLLTPDKRLIEFPSILLPPDISSGSIVDINVARNKASEAHAERAFHSLQDSILSSFGADAPSPPVLRCRNATQTSVVLEWDPIHLATADLISLALYRNGQKAGNIPKPLEMHSTKISGLAVDTEYTFHLVLRTTAGTFASQRVTVRTHKMTDLSGITITLGILPAVVKEGLTAAVERIGAKIVDGVRIDTTHFVTTEGRGIQWEKANEMNIPVVRPEWVDACERGGRILGVTKFYLDAARVGPGSYETPLSATAPSPVPKQPEPQQQKDLPPQPPAAEPAVATTGVPSGEEAKEQGGGVESGSSDGEEDQEGDARKDEENDAEPGYKALSGEQDHKELPSHPKQPTVEEGDNNNDDDDDDDDDDDDDDDDDDDGSNKGEDRKGSSSADEKGGEKDAGKKSPGDGASFQDVAL